The proteins below are encoded in one region of Brassica napus cultivar Da-Ae chromosome A6, Da-Ae, whole genome shotgun sequence:
- the LOC125575885 gene encoding uncharacterized protein LOC125575885 isoform X1, giving the protein MKNNLKKKGKLLSIAKDCEVEVSIQEDGFRGSWYRAILEQNPTRVTGKKLRVSYKTMFNEDGVSPLKETIERSFIRPVPPECLNEGVVFKEGSVVDAYFNNGWWTGVIVVERPDGSFLVYFDDPPDIMRFIRSQLRPHADWIGSKWVKSKNKVLSQHMFTRGKLVEMTREISESEKEKIWVRALVITEVRKQGDDRRKFLIKRCTISQNSSDEAEGKHLIVDICKIRPSPPRDLCAEYSLNDYVEVVVTHGWRKGRVTEILLENKYKVYFAATKEDAVFNYTEIRLSMEWLGGGSWIRAHEREFENNAGTPIRPGQDSPSNTLATDEDDTLNDDATKIRSDQESPSITLVLESNEEDKVNDDATEITSSLERHRNTSVLEATEAETQNHETIYGKELPLPHESEDMMDDVATPIIDPQEIPRGETMSESNDKIALPKRISETGTKGVVLQRINKRSNLKLVGKVETLLGKEFKKLEDSFLAPVIKMGRKQKLMVFSRHLIHHLLLRRIDIGEKGLWFTFGEQLMRFSLREFHLTTGLPCVVDKDEDEAETSATKKKKKDPWMNKNQTLNTLLKLLVEKSKELTADQRLRLGATILVEGILMASNPVTSIPEERLLRARNFKEFCKYPWGNLAFDYLLKEVKSFTYAKLTENNQYAICGFIYALQLWALSSVNQLGTFFGISDDGIQFPLCLHWKETKALTIEEVNRFDQMEKVDVKCILGDPGLHSDLVEDVDCEFGRVVDLVKRGYRLKRQDWLNRSVDIAVAEAEVDENNSVPGIDATDQEKIEFLNNKVVSLEERVKYLEGLLNIRGETVKETEKSKETEAATKTKVNGQNADYELDENEVLGVYIDAKRKEIAKRKKNGVRPPREVGHQDEDDVEVEVNEEQPQEEEEQQQEDDTEDDVDDGDKESENPETNEGQTQEEEEQHQEDDAEVNEEQPQEEEEQQEEEDTEDDVDDGDKESENPETNEEQKQEEEEQQQEDDTEVNTDVDVGAKENGSENPVKGSKKRGRKVNISQCIRVYKMLFSIIYVTFFIVSSKLKDGEENEDAYEKPVKVTRKSERVTKVNISLCIMLYKMLFSIINVTFFIVSSKLKGGEVNEDASEKPMKGTRKSKRGTKVNISQCIRVYKMLFSIINVTFFIVSSKLKGGEVNEDASEKPMKGTRKSKRGTKVNISLCIMLYKMLFSILYVTFFIVSSKLKDGEENEYAYEKPVKVTRKSERVTKGKKKGVTPPREVQQQVEDHAETNEDGEGNEDASKKHVKFTKKNGRGNKEHNVGTPKSKKQKKQFEKDSADDVIGSVLEDLKNAD; this is encoded by the exons atgaaaaataatttgaagaaaaaaggaaaactttTGTCTATTGCCAAAGATTGTGAAGTAGAAGTATCTATTCAAGAAGATGGGTTCAGAGGTTCTTGGTATAGAGCTATCCTCGAGCAAAATCCGACGAGAGTAACAGGAAAAAAGCTTCGGGTTAGTTACAAAACTATGTTCAACGAAGATGGTGTAAGTCCTTTGAAGGAAACTATTGAAAGAAGTTTTATTCGGCCAGTCCCGCCAGAGTGTCTGAATGAGGGTGTCGTATTCAAGGAAGGGTCGGTGGTGGATGCTTATTTTAATAATGGTTGGTGGACTGGTGTTATCGTAGTTGAAAGGCCAGATGGTAGTTTTttggtttactttgatgatcCACCAGACATAATGAGATTCATCAGAAGCCAACTGAGACCTCATGCTGATTGGATCGGCTCCAAATGGGTCAAAAGCAAAAACaag GTATTGAGTCAACACATGTTTACGAGAGGGAAGTTGGTGGAAATGACCCGTGAAATTAGTGAAagtgaaaaggaaaaaatttGGGTCCGAGCATTGGTAATTACAGAAGTTCGGAAACAAGGAGATGATAGAAGAAAATTTCTGATCAAAAGATGTACAATCTCACAAAATTCGAGTGATGAAGCGGAAGGAAAACATTTAATAGTTGATATTTGCAAAATAAGGCCATCTCCTCCTCGAGATCTTTGTGCAGAGTACAGTCTGAACGACTATGTTGAAGTGGTTGTTACCCATGGGTGGCGCAAAGGTCGAGTGACGGAAATTCTCCTTGAAAACAAATACAAAGTGTATTTCGCTGCCACAAAAGAGGATGCGGTTTTTAATTATACTGAGATTAGGCTGTCAATGGAGTGGCTAGGTGGTGGTAGTTGGATTCGCGCACATGAG AGAGAATTTGAAAATAATGCTGGCACACCAATCAGACCCGGTCAAGATAGTCCTAGTAACACACTTGCCACCGATGAAGATGATACGTTGAATGATGATGCCACCAAAATCAGATCCGATCAAGAGAGCCCTAGTATCACACTTGTTTTAGAATCCAATGAAGAGGATAAGGTGAATGATGATGCCACAGAAATCACATCCTCTCTCGAGAGACACAGAAACACTTCTGTTTTAGAAGCCACTGAGGCTGAAACACAAAACCATGAAACCATATAT GGAAAGGAGTTACCATTACCTCATGAATCAGAAGATATGATGGATGATGTAGCCACTCCAATCATAGACCCTCAAGAGATTCCACGAG GTGAAACGATGAGTGAGTCTAATGACAAGATTGCTTTGCCAAAAAGAATCTCCGAAACTGGTACAAAAGGAGTCGTATTGCAAAGAATTAACAAGCGCTCCAATCTGAAGTTGGTTGGTAAAGTTGAAACCCTTTTGGGCAAAGAATTCAAGAAGCTTGAAGATTCATTCTTGGCTCCGGTAATTAAGATGGGAAGGAAGCAGAAGCTTATGGTGTTTTCAAGGCATTTGATTCATCACTTACTCTTAAGGAGAATTGATATAGGCGAGAAGGGTTTGTGGTTTACTTTTGGAGAACAACTAATGAGGTTTTCTCTAAGAGAATTCCACTTGACAACGGGTCTGCCTTGTGttgttgataaagatgaagatgaagccgAGACTTCagcaacaaaaaagaagaagaaagatccATGGATGAACAAGAATCAAACTCTAAACACCTTGCTTAAGCTTCTTGTCGAAAAGAGTAAAGAGCTTACTGCTGATCAGAGATTAAGATTGGGAGCTACAATCCTTGTGGAAGGGATATTGATGGCAAGCAATCCGGTGACAAGTATTCCAGAAGAGCGTCTGCTTAGAGCTAGAAATTTCAAAGAGTTTTGCAAGTATCCCTGGGGGAATTTGGCCTTTGATTATTTACTGAAAGAAGTGAAGAGCTTTACCTATGCAAAGCTGACGGAGAATAATCAATACGCGATTTGTGGCTTTATATATGCGCTTCAGCTCTGGGCGTTATCTTCTGTGAATCAACTAGGCACATTCTTTGGTATTAGCGATGATGGAATTCAGTTTCCCTTGTGCTTGCATTGGAAAGAAACCAAAGCGCTTACTATTGAGGAGGTTAACAGATTCGACCAAATGGAGAAG GTTGATGTCAAATGTATCCTTGGAGATCCCGGATTGCATAGCGACTTGGTTGAAGATGTTGACTGTGAATTTGGAAGAGTTGTTGATCTTGTCAAAAGAGGATATCGTTTGAAGAGACAAGATTGGCTCAATAGAAGTGTCGACATTGCCGTTGCTGAAGCTGAAGTGGACGAAAATAATTCTGTTCCTGGGATTGATGCAACTGATCAAGAAAAGATTGAATTCCTCAATAATAAGGTAGTGTCTCTTGAAGAAAGAGTGAAGTACCTTGAAGGTCTTTTGAACATTCGTGGAGAAACTGTGAAG GAAACTGAGAAGTCAAAAGAAACTGAAGCCGCCACAAAAACCAAG GTAAATGGACAGAATGCCGATTATGAACTTGACGAAAATGAAGTTTTAGGAGTTTATATAGATGCCAAAAGAAAGGAAATCGCTaag AGAAAGAAGAATGGTGTAAGACCTCCACGTGAAGTAGGACatcaagatgaagatgatgtaGAAGTCGAAGTCAATGAA gaacaaccacaagaagaagaggaacaacaacaagaagatgATACAGAAGACGATGTGGACGATGGTGATAAAGAGAGTGAAAATCCGGAAACCAATGAA GGACAGACACAAGAGGAAGAGGAACAACACCAAGAGGATGACGCAGAAGTCAATGAA gaacagccacaagaagaagaggaacaacaagaagaagaggatacAGAAGACGATGTGGACGACGGTGATAAAGAGAGTGAAAATCCGGAAACCAATGAA GAACAGAAACAAGAGGAAGAGGAGCAACAACAAGAGGATGACACAGAAGTCAATACAGATGTTGACGTCGGTGCTAAGGAAAATGGATCTGAAAACCCCGTGAAAGGTTCAAAGAAACGTGGAAGAAAGGTAAATATCTCTCAGtgtataagggtttataaaatgtTGTTTAGTATAATCtatgtaactttttttattgtgtCATCAAAATTGAAGGATGGAGAAGAAAATGAGGATGCATATGAAAAGCCCGTGAAGGTTACAAGGAAAAGTGAAAGAGTAACTAAGGTAAATATCTCTCTGTGTATAATGCTTTATAAAATGCTGTTTAGTATAATCAatgtaactttttttattgtgtCATCAAAATTGAAGGGTGGAGAAGTAAATGAGGATGCATCTGAAAAGCCCATGAAGGGTACAAGGAAAAGTAAAAGAGGAACTAAGGTGAATATCTCTCAGtgtataagggtttataaaatgcTGTTTAGTATAATCAatgtaactttttttattgtgtCATCAAAATTGAAGGGTGGAGAAGTAAATGAGGATGCATCTGAAAAGCCCATGAAGGGTACAAGGAAAAGTAAAAGAGGAACTAAGGTGAATATCTCTCTGTGTATAATGCTTTATAAAATGTTGTTTAGTATACTCtatgtaactttttttattgtgtCATCAAAATTGAAGGATGGAGAAGAAAATGAGTATGCATATGAAAAGCCCGTGAAGGTTACAAGGAAAAGTGAAAGAGTAACTAAG GGAAAGAAGAAAGGTGTAACACCCCCACGTGAAGTACAACAACAAGTAGAAGATCATGCAGAAACCAATGAA GATGGAGAAGGGAATGAGGATGCATCTAAAAAGCACGTGAAGTTTACAAAGAAGAATGGAAGAGGAAATAAG GAACACAATGTTGGCACCCCCAAAtcgaaaaaacaaaagaaacaatttGAGAAAGATTCAGCTGATGATGTGATAGGAAGTGTTTTGGAAGATCTTAAAAATGCCGATTAG
- the LOC125575885 gene encoding uncharacterized protein LOC125575885 isoform X10 produces the protein MKNNLKKKGKLLSIAKDCEVEVSIQEDGFRGSWYRAILEQNPTRVTGKKLRVSYKTMFNEDGVSPLKETIERSFIRPVPPECLNEGVVFKEGSVVDAYFNNGWWTGVIVVERPDGSFLVYFDDPPDIMRFIRSQLRPHADWIGSKWVKSKNKVLSQHMFTRGKLVEMTREISESEKEKIWVRALVITEVRKQGDDRRKFLIKRCTISQNSSDEAEGKHLIVDICKIRPSPPRDLCAEYSLNDYVEVVVTHGWRKGRVTEILLENKYKVYFAATKEDAVFNYTEIRLSMEWLGGGSWIRAHEREFENNAGTPIRPGQDSPSNTLATDEDDTLNDDATKIRSDQESPSITLVLESNEEDKVNDDATEITSSLERHRNTSVLEATEAETQNHETIYGKELPLPHESEDMMDDVATPIIDPQEIPRGETMSESNDKIALPKRISETGTKGVVLQRINKRSNLKLVGKVETLLGKEFKKLEDSFLAPVIKMGRKQKLMVFSRHLIHHLLLRRIDIGEKGLWFTFGEQLMRFSLREFHLTTGLPCVVDKDEDEAETSATKKKKKDPWMNKNQTLNTLLKLLVEKSKELTADQRLRLGATILVEGILMASNPVTSIPEERLLRARNFKEFCKYPWGNLAFDYLLKEVKSFTYAKLTENNQYAICGFIYALQLWALSSVNQLGTFFGISDDGIQFPLCLHWKETKALTIEEVNRFDQMEKVDVKCILGDPGLHSDLVEDVDCEFGRVVDLVKRGYRLKRQDWLNRSVDIAVAEAEVDENNSVPGIDATDQEKIEFLNNKVVSLEERVKYLEGLLNIRGETVKETEKSKETEAATKTKVNGQNADYELDENEVLGVYIDAKRKEIAKRKKNGVRPPREVGHQDEDDVEVEVNEEQPQEEEEQQQEDDTEDDVDDGDKESENPETNEGQTQEEEEQHQEDDAEVNEEQPQEEEEQQEEEDTEDDVDDGDKESENPETNEEQKQEEEEQQQEDDTEVNTDVDVGAKENGSENPVKGSKKRGRKVNISQCIRVYKMLFSIIYVTFFIVSSKLKDGEENEDAYEKPVKVTRKSERVTKVNISLCIMLYKMLFSIINVTFFIVSSKLKGGEVNEDASEKPMKGTRKSKRGTKGGEVNEDASEKPMKGTRKSKRGTKDGEENEYAYEKPVKVTRKSERVTKGKKKGVTPPREVQQQVEDHAETNEDGEGNEDASKKHVKFTKKNGRGNKEHNVGTPKSKKQKKQFEKDSADDVIGSVLEDLKNAD, from the exons atgaaaaataatttgaagaaaaaaggaaaactttTGTCTATTGCCAAAGATTGTGAAGTAGAAGTATCTATTCAAGAAGATGGGTTCAGAGGTTCTTGGTATAGAGCTATCCTCGAGCAAAATCCGACGAGAGTAACAGGAAAAAAGCTTCGGGTTAGTTACAAAACTATGTTCAACGAAGATGGTGTAAGTCCTTTGAAGGAAACTATTGAAAGAAGTTTTATTCGGCCAGTCCCGCCAGAGTGTCTGAATGAGGGTGTCGTATTCAAGGAAGGGTCGGTGGTGGATGCTTATTTTAATAATGGTTGGTGGACTGGTGTTATCGTAGTTGAAAGGCCAGATGGTAGTTTTttggtttactttgatgatcCACCAGACATAATGAGATTCATCAGAAGCCAACTGAGACCTCATGCTGATTGGATCGGCTCCAAATGGGTCAAAAGCAAAAACaag GTATTGAGTCAACACATGTTTACGAGAGGGAAGTTGGTGGAAATGACCCGTGAAATTAGTGAAagtgaaaaggaaaaaatttGGGTCCGAGCATTGGTAATTACAGAAGTTCGGAAACAAGGAGATGATAGAAGAAAATTTCTGATCAAAAGATGTACAATCTCACAAAATTCGAGTGATGAAGCGGAAGGAAAACATTTAATAGTTGATATTTGCAAAATAAGGCCATCTCCTCCTCGAGATCTTTGTGCAGAGTACAGTCTGAACGACTATGTTGAAGTGGTTGTTACCCATGGGTGGCGCAAAGGTCGAGTGACGGAAATTCTCCTTGAAAACAAATACAAAGTGTATTTCGCTGCCACAAAAGAGGATGCGGTTTTTAATTATACTGAGATTAGGCTGTCAATGGAGTGGCTAGGTGGTGGTAGTTGGATTCGCGCACATGAG AGAGAATTTGAAAATAATGCTGGCACACCAATCAGACCCGGTCAAGATAGTCCTAGTAACACACTTGCCACCGATGAAGATGATACGTTGAATGATGATGCCACCAAAATCAGATCCGATCAAGAGAGCCCTAGTATCACACTTGTTTTAGAATCCAATGAAGAGGATAAGGTGAATGATGATGCCACAGAAATCACATCCTCTCTCGAGAGACACAGAAACACTTCTGTTTTAGAAGCCACTGAGGCTGAAACACAAAACCATGAAACCATATAT GGAAAGGAGTTACCATTACCTCATGAATCAGAAGATATGATGGATGATGTAGCCACTCCAATCATAGACCCTCAAGAGATTCCACGAG GTGAAACGATGAGTGAGTCTAATGACAAGATTGCTTTGCCAAAAAGAATCTCCGAAACTGGTACAAAAGGAGTCGTATTGCAAAGAATTAACAAGCGCTCCAATCTGAAGTTGGTTGGTAAAGTTGAAACCCTTTTGGGCAAAGAATTCAAGAAGCTTGAAGATTCATTCTTGGCTCCGGTAATTAAGATGGGAAGGAAGCAGAAGCTTATGGTGTTTTCAAGGCATTTGATTCATCACTTACTCTTAAGGAGAATTGATATAGGCGAGAAGGGTTTGTGGTTTACTTTTGGAGAACAACTAATGAGGTTTTCTCTAAGAGAATTCCACTTGACAACGGGTCTGCCTTGTGttgttgataaagatgaagatgaagccgAGACTTCagcaacaaaaaagaagaagaaagatccATGGATGAACAAGAATCAAACTCTAAACACCTTGCTTAAGCTTCTTGTCGAAAAGAGTAAAGAGCTTACTGCTGATCAGAGATTAAGATTGGGAGCTACAATCCTTGTGGAAGGGATATTGATGGCAAGCAATCCGGTGACAAGTATTCCAGAAGAGCGTCTGCTTAGAGCTAGAAATTTCAAAGAGTTTTGCAAGTATCCCTGGGGGAATTTGGCCTTTGATTATTTACTGAAAGAAGTGAAGAGCTTTACCTATGCAAAGCTGACGGAGAATAATCAATACGCGATTTGTGGCTTTATATATGCGCTTCAGCTCTGGGCGTTATCTTCTGTGAATCAACTAGGCACATTCTTTGGTATTAGCGATGATGGAATTCAGTTTCCCTTGTGCTTGCATTGGAAAGAAACCAAAGCGCTTACTATTGAGGAGGTTAACAGATTCGACCAAATGGAGAAG GTTGATGTCAAATGTATCCTTGGAGATCCCGGATTGCATAGCGACTTGGTTGAAGATGTTGACTGTGAATTTGGAAGAGTTGTTGATCTTGTCAAAAGAGGATATCGTTTGAAGAGACAAGATTGGCTCAATAGAAGTGTCGACATTGCCGTTGCTGAAGCTGAAGTGGACGAAAATAATTCTGTTCCTGGGATTGATGCAACTGATCAAGAAAAGATTGAATTCCTCAATAATAAGGTAGTGTCTCTTGAAGAAAGAGTGAAGTACCTTGAAGGTCTTTTGAACATTCGTGGAGAAACTGTGAAG GAAACTGAGAAGTCAAAAGAAACTGAAGCCGCCACAAAAACCAAG GTAAATGGACAGAATGCCGATTATGAACTTGACGAAAATGAAGTTTTAGGAGTTTATATAGATGCCAAAAGAAAGGAAATCGCTaag AGAAAGAAGAATGGTGTAAGACCTCCACGTGAAGTAGGACatcaagatgaagatgatgtaGAAGTCGAAGTCAATGAA gaacaaccacaagaagaagaggaacaacaacaagaagatgATACAGAAGACGATGTGGACGATGGTGATAAAGAGAGTGAAAATCCGGAAACCAATGAA GGACAGACACAAGAGGAAGAGGAACAACACCAAGAGGATGACGCAGAAGTCAATGAA gaacagccacaagaagaagaggaacaacaagaagaagaggatacAGAAGACGATGTGGACGACGGTGATAAAGAGAGTGAAAATCCGGAAACCAATGAA GAACAGAAACAAGAGGAAGAGGAGCAACAACAAGAGGATGACACAGAAGTCAATACAGATGTTGACGTCGGTGCTAAGGAAAATGGATCTGAAAACCCCGTGAAAGGTTCAAAGAAACGTGGAAGAAAGGTAAATATCTCTCAGtgtataagggtttataaaatgtTGTTTAGTATAATCtatgtaactttttttattgtgtCATCAAAATTGAAGGATGGAGAAGAAAATGAGGATGCATATGAAAAGCCCGTGAAGGTTACAAGGAAAAGTGAAAGAGTAACTAAGGTAAATATCTCTCTGTGTATAATGCTTTATAAAATGCTGTTTAGTATAATCAatgtaactttttttattgtgtCATCAAAATTGAAGGGTGGAGAAGTAAATGAGGATGCATCTGAAAAGCCCATGAAGGGTACAAGGAAAAGTAAAAGAGGAACTAAG GGTGGAGAAGTAAATGAGGATGCATCTGAAAAGCCCATGAAGGGTACAAGGAAAAGTAAAAGAGGAACTAAG GATGGAGAAGAAAATGAGTATGCATATGAAAAGCCCGTGAAGGTTACAAGGAAAAGTGAAAGAGTAACTAAG GGAAAGAAGAAAGGTGTAACACCCCCACGTGAAGTACAACAACAAGTAGAAGATCATGCAGAAACCAATGAA GATGGAGAAGGGAATGAGGATGCATCTAAAAAGCACGTGAAGTTTACAAAGAAGAATGGAAGAGGAAATAAG GAACACAATGTTGGCACCCCCAAAtcgaaaaaacaaaagaaacaatttGAGAAAGATTCAGCTGATGATGTGATAGGAAGTGTTTTGGAAGATCTTAAAAATGCCGATTAG